A segment of the Pseudomonadota bacterium genome:
CTATAACGGTCGTCTTGCCAACCGGAGCTCGACCGTGACCACCGACCTGCATGTCCACCACGCCATCGCCCGCGCTGTCAGCGACCACGGGGTCGACACCCTGTTCGGGCTGATGGGCGACGCCAACCTCTTCATGGCAGACAGCTTTGTGCGCGAGTGTGGGGGCCACTTCGTGCCGGCAGCGCACGAGGGCAGCTCGGTGCTCATGGCGCTCGCCTACACCCAGGTCGCGGGCAAGGTGGGGGTCGCCACCGTCACCCACGGCCCCGCCCTGACCAACTGCCTGACCGCGCTGGTTGAAGGCACCCGCGGCAAGGTGCCGATGGTGTTGCTCGCCGGTGACACCCCGGTCAGCAACCCACGTCACATGCAGAGCATCGACCAACGCGAGGTGGTGAAAGCGAGCGGCGCGGGCTTCGTCCAACTGCGCGCGCCTGACACCGTCGCGATGGACGTGGCGCGTGCGTTCTACCGCGCGCAGGTCGAGCGGCGACCGATCGTGTTGAACATGCCGGCCGATTTCATGTGGGAGACGGTTGCCTACGAGAAACGTGTCATGAGCGTGTTCACCGACCCCGGCGGGGTGGCGCAGGGCGACATCCTCGACGAGGCGATCGGCATGATCGCCTCCGCCCGCCGCCCGCTGATTCTGGCCGGGGCCGGTGCGGTATCGGCGAGGACGCAATTGGTCGCGCTGGCCGACCGGCTGCAAGCCCCGCTTGCGACCACGCTGAAAGCGAAGGGCCTCTTCAACGACCACCCCTACAACATGGACATCTTCGGCACCCTGTCAACACCGGCGGCCTACGACGCGATGGCCAAATCCGACTGCATCGTCTGTTTCGGGTCGGGCTTGCACGATTTCACCAGCGACCGTGGCAAGCTCATGAAAGACAAGCGCGTCGTCCAGGTCGACATCGACGCCACGGCGATCGGCGGCAGCCTGCACCCGGATGTCGCGCTGGTCGCCGACGCGGCCCTGACCGCCGAATCGATCCTCTACTGGCTCGAAGCCGCCGAGGTCCCGGCCAGCGGCTTCACCGACGAGCTCGACGCCGAGACCCTGACCACCCACCCCATCGGGCCACAGAAGACCGCCGAGGGCTGCATCAACTACGTCGCGGCCCTCGAACGCCTCGAAGCCACGTTGCCAGCCGACCGTATCCTCGCCACCGACGGCGGCCGCTTCATGACCGAAGTCTGGTGCCGCATCAGCGTGCCGGACCCGCAGAGCTTCGTTGTCACCGTCGACTTTGGCTCGATCGGTCTGGGCTTGCAGGAAGCCATCGGCGCCTGCGTGGCCGCACCGGATCGGCCGGTGGTGCTGTTCAGCGGCGACGGCGGCTTCATGATGGGAGCGATCAACGAGTTCAACACCGCCGTCCGGCTCGACCTCGACCTGATCGTGATCGTCGCCAACGACGGTGCCTACGGCGCCGAGCACATCCAGTTTCTCGACCGCCAGATGGACCCGAGCCTCTCGACCTTCCATTGGCCGTCCTTCGCCGACACCGCGGTCGCGCTGGGCGGACAAGGCCTGCAGGTGCGCAGCCTGGACGAACTCGAGCTGGCCATCACGGCGATCGAGAACCGCAACGGGCCGCTGCTGATCGAGCTCAAGCTCGACCCGCACGATGTGCCGCGCATGCGGATCTAAGCGGCCCGCATCGAAGCGGCCGAGCCCGTCAGCTGAACCCGTTCCGACCGGGGAACTCGGGGGGTTGTGCACGGGCGTTCGGCATCTTCAGCCACAGCCGCAACAGCTTGCGACGGTGTTCGAGCGCGTCGGCGTCCTCGAAACGGCTCCGCGAGTGCAGCACCAGGTGGTTGTTGGCGAACTGGATGTCGCCCGGCTCGAGCATCATGTCCACGCGCAACGCGGGGCGCTGGATGATGCTGTCGAGGGTGTCGAGCGCCTCCACCTCCACACGCGACAGCGGCTGCTCGCGCACCTCGTGCCCGAGTTCGATGTATTGGCGCAGGTAGCGGAAGTTGAGTTTGCCTTCGTGCAGCGCAAACAGCGGGGTCGGGCTCGGCAGGTCCTCGCCGAGGTGGGCGTAGAACCACGGCTTGTAAAAGAGCCCG
Coding sequences within it:
- a CDS encoding thiamine pyrophosphate-binding protein, which gives rise to MTTDLHVHHAIARAVSDHGVDTLFGLMGDANLFMADSFVRECGGHFVPAAHEGSSVLMALAYTQVAGKVGVATVTHGPALTNCLTALVEGTRGKVPMVLLAGDTPVSNPRHMQSIDQREVVKASGAGFVQLRAPDTVAMDVARAFYRAQVERRPIVLNMPADFMWETVAYEKRVMSVFTDPGGVAQGDILDEAIGMIASARRPLILAGAGAVSARTQLVALADRLQAPLATTLKAKGLFNDHPYNMDIFGTLSTPAAYDAMAKSDCIVCFGSGLHDFTSDRGKLMKDKRVVQVDIDATAIGGSLHPDVALVADAALTAESILYWLEAAEVPASGFTDELDAETLTTHPIGPQKTAEGCINYVAALERLEATLPADRILATDGGRFMTEVWCRISVPDPQSFVVTVDFGSIGLGLQEAIGACVAAPDRPVVLFSGDGGFMMGAINEFNTAVRLDLDLIVIVANDGAYGAEHIQFLDRQMDPSLSTFHWPSFADTAVALGGQGLQVRSLDELELAITAIENRNGPLLIELKLDPHDVPRMRI